The nucleotide sequence CATCTTAGGTTCCAGCTTTCTCCATCTTTCCTCCGCGCCTTCTACCATATACAGTATTTCTGGACCACCGGATGTAAATGGAGCAGACTAAATAGAAATAAAGCCCGACCCTGCCTTAGGCATTTTTGGCAGAACTGTTTATAATCGACCTCTAGTATCATCTATTTATTACCCCGTCGATGTACTTTAGTTGCAAAAGACGAACGGCCGCTTGAAATTCACTCATCTTTGCGTTTATGCCAGGGCCTACTACCGTGATCTCATCTGCAAAACCGAAGTTTTTGAGAAAATCGATTCTTTTTTTCATATTTTCATCATGACAGACTATCACACCTCCCTCGAATGTCGTAAAGACCTTTGTAGCATGGAAGCTAAGGAAAGAGAGGTCCCCGTAATTTAGAAGCGACTCGCCGTTTTGCTTTACACCGAAAGCGTGGCATGCGTCATAGATGATTTTCAACCCATAAGTATCGGCTATTTCTTTGAGTCTTTCTACGTCACAAGGATTTCCATAGACGTGGACTGCAAGGATTGCGGTGGTATTAGGCGTAATTAGTGCCTCTAGTCTTTCCGGGTCTATTGTACAAAACTCTGGTTCAATGTCGCAGAAAACTGGTATTATGCCATTCCAGTAAAGGGCATGTGCTGTCGCAAAAAAGCTGTAGGGGGTTGTAATGACCTCTCCAGTTATACGGAGCGACTGTAAAGCTGTAGTTAGAGCAAGCGTGCCATTTGCAAAGAAAGAAACGTATTTGACGCCCAAATAGTGGGCTAAAGCCTTCTCGAAGGCCTGGTGGTAAGGTCCGTTATTCGTAAGCCACCGGGACTCCCATATGTTCTTTAGGATTTCTACAAATTCTTCAAAAGGAAAAAAAGCGGGTCTTGTCACATATATGGGTTCGAGTAATGAGCTTTTCGTGTTATGTGGTCTCGGGTAAGACTTATCTATTACCATGGAATTTCGTGGACTCTCCATTTTGTCTCCGCATCTTCAATTGTTTTGATTGCAATATCTATGCCAGTTATCTGACCTTAATTATCCCTGGCTTGCCCTGAACGATACTCGGAAAGAATTCCCGTCCTTTAAGATTAGACTCAAACTTTTAAATTACGATTCTTTGATCTTGGTAATCTACCTTCTTTTCGTTTCTCTTTTTCTGCTCGATCTCGTATGCCTTTTTAAACCCATCGAATATTGTACATAAAAGGCCCTTACACTCATCGATCTTTTTTAAATCGAGGCTTACGTGAACATCCCTTAAATTTTTCATTATATAGGCGTAAAGACTTGATAGGTTTTCGGAAATCTGTCCGAAGGACCTATCGAGGGATTCGTCAAGAATCTGAATCATCTGTTCGATCTTTGACAGTTCGGTGAACTTTTTCTCGTAGTCCTTTTTCTCGATTGCCTTCTTTACGGTATCTAATTTTTTTATGATCTCCTCATAAACTTTAAGGAGGAGCTTTGGTTTATCCTCCACATCTATCACATGCTCGGCGTCAGTGTAAGCTGATAGGACTCTCCTTGAAAAATTAATCATCTTACCTCCTTAGTCTCTTTTGAACATTGCTTTAACCTGATTCTCCATCCAGCTTCTCAAAAGTTTAGATCTGGAAATTAGAAGCTCAAGAGCGGAATATTTCTTCTCAAGCATCTCTCTTTCTCTTTCTAACCTCTTTTCAATCTCCTTCACCCTCTGATCTATTTTTGAAATCTGACCCTCTATAGAGTCCTCTATCCTTATAAGAGTCCCTGTCTGGGGATTTATCAAAAAATTGAGTTCATCCTCTAGGGCCTTTCCAAATTTCGTAAGCACATTAACTACCTCTGCGGAATTCGTGCTTAGGGCATCGGAGAACTTACTTGAATCAAGGTGCATCACACCATCTTTTCCAAATGTGATACCAATCGATGAGAGCGTCTTAAACTGGGCATTTTCTTGAACTTCCCTATAAGATGCGCTTACGATGTTGTTTTTTAAGCTTATTAGGTTTGCTTCTCCGGAAAGTGGTCTTCTTGAAGCATCGGACCTATTATGATTTCCAATGAAGTTAAGTAGCCCATTTATTCTGCTAATTAAGCCTGAGACGTTCTCCGCGATCCCTTTATTATCGGTCCTAACTGATACAACTATTTTGGCTGATTGACTCTCGCCCTTAAGCTGGAGAGTCATCCCTGGGATTATGTCAGTTAACGTATTCGACTGAGATTCTACTTGAAACCCATCTATCTCAACTATCGAATTCTGTCCGGCCCTTACAACATTTTTCTTATTGCCAAGCTCGTCTAGTACTCCTAGGTTTCTTAAGATACCATTCGGATCTTCAAAAGAGATTCCCTGTGCACCTTCTCTTAGTGATTCTAGTGTGAGCCTGTGATCTCCGTCATTTAAACTTATCACTTTGGCTGAGACCCCCAAATTTGCCCTATTGATCTTCGATGCAATATTTAGCAGACTGTCATTCGCCTCAATATCTATTGCCTTTCCGTTAAGAATTATAGTTCCAGAAAAAGAGAGGCCCTGATCTTTGGCTGGCAAAGGATCGCTCGCTACCTTTTCTGCCTGTGCTAGTCTTAAAACCCTAACCTCGTATGTTCCTATTGCTGCTCCTTCTTTTAGGGTTACACCGAGCAATGAATCAGGACTTAGGGCAGGTTCGCTTGAGCGTAAAGTGTAGGTTTTTAGATCGTATCCTTCCTTCAGTTGAAGTCTCTTTGTCTTAATGTAGTTTAGAGTTTCCGAGAGCCTTACATTCACTTCGCGGATAGCCGAAAATCTATCCTCAATCCTTGCTTTTGCATTCTGATAAGGGACTATAAGGTAAGCTTTTCTTGCGGTGATTATGTCCTCTATAAGCTTATTCCAGTTTATGTCACTTACGAGGCCTGTAAGTTTAATCTCTCCTGCCATTTACACACTCCTTTCAAAGATCACTGAAAGACTGTTTCTGAATCTTTTTAAAAAAGCGACTAACTCTTCTGGTGGAATCTGTCTTATGACCTTTTCCGTTCCTTCTTCCAAAATGGTAACGATTACTCTGTCTATATCCTTGTCATAACGCATCTTAAGGATTGTATTTCTATTTACTGTCTCCAAAAATTCTTTTATTCTTTCAGTTATTTCTTTCGGATCCAAGTTTTCTTCCGTCTTTTTGCGCACTATGTTTTCTTTAGGAAACTCCCTTTTTGGCAACGTCACCTTTTTAAGTTCAAGGTTCTCCAGTAATCGAACCAAACCATCTATCTTTGTCTCCATGGCCAGCCCTCACAGATCATTTAGGGGCCGCGTTTTGCGGCCCCGAAAGCTTACCTCATCAAGGCGAGGATAAGCTGAGGTAGCTGGTTTGCCTGAGCGAGCATCGCTATACCAGACTGAGTTATGATTTGGAACTTGGTAAATTCAGCCATCTCCCTTGCGAAGTCAGCGTCTTTGATGGTCGAGATGGCTGATCTCGTATTCTCATACATTGACTCTAAATTAGCGATGTGGTACGAGATCTGGTTCTGGGCCGCGCCTATCTTACCACGCTGCATATTGAGTTCTCTTATAGCGTCATCGACCTCCTTAAGATACAGCTCAGCGCTGGCCCTGTTTTCTATGTTACCGGTCAGCTTAAGTATCGGTCCATCTGATTTTAGATTTGGTAAGGTTATTTGTATCTGATCGTACTGTTCCCTTGTGTCGCCTAACTGGAAGACGAAGTTTGATTGATCACCAGCCTCTACAGTGAACTCATTGTTGTTATTTATATCCGTGAGTTGGGAATTAATAGTGACTTTTATCCCGAACTGGTAGAAATTTACAACCCTAGTCCCTAGGTCCTTAGGCACTTCGACATTGCTTATTACCTGTCTCTTGTTTTCAGGGCCATAAAGGGTAAGTTCAGCTACTTTCTCGGATCCTATCGTGGTGACTTCGACTGAGAGCGAAAAAGCTGTTTGCCCTGCTATATTTGCACCTGACACATCTATGGCAGAGATTCCCTTGCTCGGTGTAAGGTTGGTGCCATATTCGGTTATACTATTTCCTCCACCTCTGATCAACGCTGTATCACCGTATTTAGTATTTTCTGCGATCTTGTCGATTTCCTCAACTAAAGCAGCTCTTTCGCCCTCCAGTGCTTGCCTGTCGACGTCGCTTACGTTGTCAGATGCAGCCTGTGTGGCAAGCTCTTTAAGCCTCGTCAAAATATTTGCGATCTGGTCTATACCGGATTCTGCAGTCTGGAGCATGGCGATAGCCTGGTTTCCGTTATCAATAGCCTTTGCCACACTCACAGCCTTCACGTTTAACCTAGTCGCAATCGCTATGCCTGCTGCGTCATCCGCTGCCCTATTGATTTTGTAACCGGAAGACAGTCTTTCTAGAGATCTGTTCATGCCGACCAGGGCAATCCCCAGCCATCTTTGGGTGTTTAGTGATGCGACGTTTGTTGCGATTTTGAAAGCCATAGTTTAACCTCCTTGTTTTTTTATTTTTCGGGCCTCATGCCCTCTTTTTTGGGATCTTTTCTCTTGTCACCTCCTTTCCTCCCTATCTAGCACTATTATCGAAAAAATCTAAAAAAACTTAAATGTGGCATTAATCATCTATCTTTATGTTTTTAACCATCCAAACGAAGAAGAAGGGTCTTTACCGCCTTTTCAAGGGAAATAAGCGCTTTTTTTACCCATTTTGTTAAGTCTTTGTCTGATTTCGAGATAATTTTCAGGGAACGGTTTCTCTGGAAGAAAAAGCATCTTTTGGAGTTCCTTATAGTACTTATTGATAGCTTCAAGCTCAAAATTGATAGAGTAAAGGAGTATTGCTCCAGAAAGTACTTCTGGGTCGATGTAGCCTTCCTTTTCGAGAGTCCAAAGAGCCAACCTTGCAGAGTCAAGGTCTTCCTTTTCAACTTTGAGGAGAAAACCCCTCTTTACAAAAGAGGGATCTAAACCGAACCTCCTTTCAGCTTCAAGACACACTGAAATAGCTTTATCGAGATCGCCTCTTTTTTCTTCACATAGCGCAAGATAATGGTAGTTAGTCGGATCGTCAGGCTCAATCTCTATGAGCTCAGAAAAACATTTTTCTGCGCAGTCGAAATCTTTGACAAAAAGTGCAGAAATACCTAGATAGGTTCTAAGTCGGTGTTTTATTGTTGCAGTT is from Thermodesulfobacteriota bacterium and encodes:
- the fliS gene encoding flagellar export chaperone FliS, encoding MINFSRRVLSAYTDAEHVIDVEDKPKLLLKVYEEIIKKLDTVKKAIEKKDYEKKFTELSKIEQMIQILDESLDRSFGQISENLSSLYAYIMKNLRDVHVSLDLKKIDECKGLLCTIFDGFKKAYEIEQKKRNEKKVDYQDQRIVI
- the fliD gene encoding flagellar filament capping protein FliD, which produces MAGEIKLTGLVSDINWNKLIEDIITARKAYLIVPYQNAKARIEDRFSAIREVNVRLSETLNYIKTKRLQLKEGYDLKTYTLRSSEPALSPDSLLGVTLKEGAAIGTYEVRVLRLAQAEKVASDPLPAKDQGLSFSGTIILNGKAIDIEANDSLLNIASKINRANLGVSAKVISLNDGDHRLTLESLREGAQGISFEDPNGILRNLGVLDELGNKKNVVRAGQNSIVEIDGFQVESQSNTLTDIIPGMTLQLKGESQSAKIVVSVRTDNKGIAENVSGLISRINGLLNFIGNHNRSDASRRPLSGEANLISLKNNIVSASYREVQENAQFKTLSSIGITFGKDGVMHLDSSKFSDALSTNSAEVVNVLTKFGKALEDELNFLINPQTGTLIRIEDSIEGQISKIDQRVKEIEKRLEREREMLEKKYSALELLISRSKLLRSWMENQVKAMFKRD
- a CDS encoding flagellar protein FlaG, whose translation is METKIDGLVRLLENLELKKVTLPKREFPKENIVRKKTEENLDPKEITERIKEFLETVNRNTILKMRYDKDIDRVIVTILEEGTEKVIRQIPPEELVAFLKRFRNSLSVIFERSV
- a CDS encoding flagellin; protein product: MAFKIATNVASLNTQRWLGIALVGMNRSLERLSSGYKINRAADDAAGIAIATRLNVKAVSVAKAIDNGNQAIAMLQTAESGIDQIANILTRLKELATQAASDNVSDVDRQALEGERAALVEEIDKIAENTKYGDTALIRGGGNSITEYGTNLTPSKGISAIDVSGANIAGQTAFSLSVEVTTIGSEKVAELTLYGPENKRQVISNVEVPKDLGTRVVNFYQFGIKVTINSQLTDINNNNEFTVEAGDQSNFVFQLGDTREQYDQIQITLPNLKSDGPILKLTGNIENRASAELYLKEVDDAIRELNMQRGKIGAAQNQISYHIANLESMYENTRSAISTIKDADFAREMAEFTKFQIITQSGIAMLAQANQLPQLILALMR